The nucleotide sequence TTATTTTGGGATCTCCTGTTTTCCTTCAGGCATACCCGAAGACTGCTTCTTTTCTATTTCGCTTTTTGCCTCATTTCAACAGCTGCAGTTGCTTTACTTGCCGTTTCGTCACCAATTTAACTCGGAAAACTTTAGATCTTTGTTTCCGCACTTTTATTTCCATGTACGCTTACGCATGGGAAGTGGAAGTAGTGCATGTACCAGAATAAGTGTGCTCGTGCAGCACGAGCAAGGTCGTCATTTCGCTATGCTAACgcagacatacatatgttaccCAGTGtgaaaaccaaaacaacaataagaaaCGTATAATAAACATCGCCAGACACGCTTGCCGACATCGCAGACGCCGGCCTTGACAGTGAAATTGTAATGGAAGTGCGCAATGCAGCGCGACGTGCATCACGTCTGTTGTCGCCATACGCGCCGCGAAGCCAGCAAAATGTGAAACCATATAAAATAGCAATAAATTcatatcaaacaaaaattacCGCTGAAGTTGCAAATAAGCAGGCAGCAAATAAGAAAAGcgcagtaaaaaatatatgaataaaacgattttaatagaaaaattctAAACGAAATAAAAGCACCCGGCGTAAACGCTTTGCGAACATttaccaaacaaaaacaaaaaaaaaaaaatgtggactCCTTACCTACTGGCTACAGCCTTCGCATCCTGCTATTGGTCATGTGCCACTGCGGCTAAACACAGCAGCTATGATATGCCTGCCAGCGCTGAAACTCCGCACACGCCACCTGTGGTCCAATCGTTACAATGGACGGGCGGTCAATTTGAGTTTCCCGGCTCATCGCGCGCACTCTTCAAAAGTTCAGGCAAGTACATCTCAAAAAATGTGATAGCGACGCGTGCGCAAATAGTTGGTGACACCGTTTTCCTGGCCATGCCGCGTTACAAGCACGGCGTACCCGCCACACTCGTGAAGACCACACTGAACCCCGGCACTTGTCACAGCAAACTTGCACCCTTCCCCTGCTGGAATATGCAGGACGATAGCACATGCAAGGGCTTTCAATCGGTGGTTGATTTAGTTGTCGATCAAAATGAGGTACTCTGGGTGCTGGACACAGGCATTGTGAATACACTCGAGACGCCCGAACGCAAATGTGCCGCCAAGGTGGTGGCACTTTCCGTGAAAACAGGCAAGGTGCTGAAGTCTATTTCGTTGGAGGGCCTAACCTCGCCCAATTCGCGTCTGCAGTATGTGGTGGTGGATTATGCGGCCGATGGCAGTTGCTTCGTGTATGTGAGCGATGCCGCAAATCGTGCAATCATCGTCTATAATTTGCAAGCTGATCGAGGCTTTCGTGTGATCTTACCAAAAGCGGTCGCTTCCGGCTGTAGAACGCGTGATGTGCTCTACATAGCGCTGATACGCAGAGATTGTGGCACAACCGAATTATACTTCACTTACCTGAGTACGAACAAACTCTTCTCGTTGCAATCGGAGTATTTGCGGAGTGGCGTAGCCGATGGACGCATAATGGGTAAGAATGTTAGCGCAAAATGAAGTGGACGCAGAAACGAGGCGATTCTATGATTATTTACCGCAATTCAAATGATTTTCTTGCAGATTTGGGCAAGAAACCAACGCGCATGGTGATTATCGGCACCGATAATGGCTCGGCAATATTCTTCCGCAATGAAGGCGATTCGGAGGTCTATCGCTGGGACACTTCCACAGCCTTTGTGGAGACGAACTTTAAGCCTGTCTACCGAAGCGACACTTGCCAGCTGGCGACACATGCGCTGCCCGACTACAAGCACAATACCATGCGGATATTGGAAAGTAATTTCCCGGATTATATGCAGAATCGAGTGGGTTGTGGAGCAGTGCAGAAATTGTCTGTAATGCAGGGATGCTGGTAAAAATTGCGGCTGAATGCGAGGAATGTGAGGTGTTATAGAGAAATTAAAAGAGTCTTCACTTGGAATGGTTGTATACCccgaaagaaaaagaaaaaatggacgaAAGTAAAGAGAAAAAGTATAGAGAAGGtgaaaagaaattaagaaaaaaaaacgaaaaagtgtAGTATAAAACGATAAGGAATTGGGAAGGGCGCACATTTTATGGTTTATGAaaacgaaagtaaaaaaaagtaacatCTTAATGAAAATAGGAAGCAGCATTTGAACTGATAGTAATAAGACTTGGTTTCGCTTGGCGccgttagcacgagaaagacatgactgacgcgctttgctaaactcggtcaaaatcgtactaattaagaagaagaattagtgTATAGAGCCAAAAAGTGTAAAACGTTAGAGTAGCGATATATTGGTGATGGGTAGGCCAAGCTTAGGCACAACTAAAGGGTGGtcaagtttcaagggccggtgttgattttgaataaaataaaatttttttaggaaattattggcacttctctttattatgataatactgatatggctcaattacgtatggaacaaactatcggccaaatgaccgcctcGGCAGCACACcaccatccgatggtccaaattttcgatgacgctgaggcataattgagcttctatgccgttaatgtgccgaattatctcatcctttagctcttgaattgttgctggcttatcgacgtacaccttttcttttaaataacctcaaagaaagaagtccaacggtgtcaaaccACATGATCTTAAcctcgccgcgacgtgagattattcggccatcaaatttttcgcgtgAAAgaaccattgtttcgttagctgtttgacaagtggcaccgtcctgctgaaaccacttatcgtccacatccatatcttccaattaaGGCCATAAaaggttcgttatcatctcacgatagcgaacaccattcacagtaactgcctgatcggcctcattttggaaaaaatacggcccaatgatgtctttgtgggtgcattggtttttcagcaatcactcttggattatcattcgcccaaatgcggcaattctgcttattgacgaatccactgaggtgaaaatgtgcctcatcactgaagatgaagtgcgcgatgtGAATTTTGATATgcacgcccgttttcataataagcctgaataactttaacgcgttgctcgattatgtgtctttccatgattcaaattgagttagtctgagattgaaaaatggcaaatgaaatgtagaaaaaagcttgaggtttaggtgtggttcacattcaacatcggcccttgaaatttaaccaccctttagaaaattcaataaaacaattttagctAAACATTACTTAgtatgggaaaaagaaatcctttATATTCTCGGTAGAAGGCTGCATaagtcgatatctcgtaaaatatgcggcaaacaatttaaagtttatgctggttgtcaaggtgacatttcacactaaaaaattcgtttcctgttttttgtttcttacattcagttgtgagttaagGATAGTTACTAAtggaagccaaaaaaaaaaaataaataaataaataaaaataaaaataaatcaacaacaaaaagaaaattcggtTCATTTTACAGTTTTGGGAATGTTGTTTATCGTGCCGATACTGGAACAGAAATTTACGTGCAGTTTTGGCCTCGCGATTCCGTTCAATCCTTGAACATCTTTTGATGTTagagaaaatgtcgataaactCATAGAAATAATAGAAGTTGACCGGCGCGTTAGTAGTCGtggcatcgcccaggagctaaaaatcgaccataaaatagttttaaaccatttgcgcaaaaaatttgCGCACAAATAATGGATAGTTTTTTCACTTTGACTGATGtggtgaactaaaaaaaaaacagctgtaTTAGTTTTTCCGCTTCAACTCGATTGAGTGGCCAATATGGGATATTAATTATAACTAAtttaaacagaaaatatataacaacaactaattttgtataattttgtgCGCCAAATTATAAAGTTTTATACCTCACTAGGGCCGAGCGGAACTTTTTCCCATTCATATTCCTTCAAGGGAAGAGGGAATGCTATACCCTATTTGGATTTGGATACCTCGAAGTTGGACGAAGTTGATGAGTTGTTGGGtgagtattctgcgaggagctccccagcAAGCGCTAACTAAGGCTTTcagatcactgtagtgttttcaaaGTTTCAGAAGTTGCTGCAATTAacgaagcagtggattggttgctcgcttctgtaattactgtaaaggaGTTAAATAGCTACTTCGACAGCCAAGCGAAAATTAGGGCATTGGACTCGTTGTTTGTgcattcgaaattagtcggggagtGCCTGACTTCCCTCTCGATTGCAACCGAATACTTCGATAAGCTCAATTGGGTTACCGGTcatagcggcatagagggaaactgctaaGTCGATGAACTGGCTAAACAGGGAGTCCTGGAGACGGCTCCATCGCAATATGAGATGTTTGGAGTTCCCTTGAGAATTTGTGGTCTGCTATTGGAAAGATGAGCCTCGCTTCAACTCAAGGAGCGCGTGGCTAGTGCGCAAATGGGCAAAGTCTCGAGCACTTTCTGGCCACGGCTAGATCGGGGTCGCTCGAGAGAACTTCTAagactaacaaagccgcagctatCGAATTCGGTAGGTATCCTCACCGgatattgtccgttaggtgtccatgccgTGAGGTTAGGGATTGCTCCAAGcgctttctgcagaagctgtctgcaGGACGAGGTGGAtacatctcagcaccttctcagCTGCTATGCTCTCGTCGGGCATAGGTTtaaacatctgggctctcactttttcgctatacCACCGGCAGATATTGCGGGTTTCAGTATCACACATTTGGTGAA is from Anastrepha ludens isolate Willacy chromosome 4, idAnaLude1.1, whole genome shotgun sequence and encodes:
- the LOC128861587 gene encoding protein yellow; the encoded protein is MWTPYLLATAFASCYWSCATAAKHSSYDMPASAETPHTPPVVQSLQWTGGQFEFPGSSRALFKSSGKYISKNVIATRAQIVGDTVFLAMPRYKHGVPATLVKTTLNPGTCHSKLAPFPCWNMQDDSTCKGFQSVVDLVVDQNEVLWVLDTGIVNTLETPERKCAAKVVALSVKTGKVLKSISLEGLTSPNSRLQYVVVDYAADGSCFVYVSDAANRAIIVYNLQADRGFRVILPKAVASGCRTRDVLYIALIRRDCGTTELYFTYLSTNKLFSLQSEYLRSGVADGRIMDLGKKPTRMVIIGTDNGSAIFFRNEGDSEVYRWDTSTAFVETNFKPVYRSDTCQLATHALPDYKHNTMRILESNFPDYMQNRVGCGAVQKLSVMQGCW